A window of Nicotiana tabacum cultivar K326 chromosome 24, ASM71507v2, whole genome shotgun sequence contains these coding sequences:
- the LOC107775287 gene encoding lysine--tRNA ligase yields MSESESLDPTQYRANRLKSLETMRESGINPYSEAPRNIISIRQFISKYAYLSAGEKLEAIEISLAGRVITKRASSSKLYFYELLDDGARVQVMADARDSDMDTVAFSTYHSGVKRGDIIAICGYPGKSKRGELSIFPRSLEVKAPCLHMLPRHLAVVDGTRTQSSQGTTNGTWTPGDARNPASYVLTDQETRYRQRYLDLMINPEVQTVFRTRTRITKYIKRFLDDLEFLEVETPNMNLTAGGASAKPFTTYYNELDTNVHMRVSPELYLKMLVVGGFNRVYEIGKVFRNEGMDQTHCPEFTMCEFYMAYADYNDLMDLTEQLLSGMVKELTGSHKIRYHANGLDNEPIEIDFTPPFRKIDILSELERVANISIPRDLSKEAANKYLLDVCEKFDVKCPPPHTTTRLLDKLVGHFIEVSCINPTFIINHPEIMSPLAKSHRSEPGLTERFNLFVNRIELCDAYTELNDPVEQRRRFTEQLKDRTSGDDEAMVLDESYITALEYGLPPTAGFGMGIDRLTMLLTDSQNVKEAILFPPMRPQ; encoded by the exons ATGTCCGAGAGTGAGAGTTTGGATCCTACA CAATATCGGGCTAACAGGTTGAAGAGCCTTGAAACGATGAGAGAATCCGGAATAAATCCGTATTCAGAAGCACCTCGCAACATAATCTCTATCCGTCAATTTATCAGCAAGTATGCTTATTTAAGTGCCGGAGAGAAACTTGAGGCCATTGAAATCTCCTTAGCAG GGAGAGTAATTACGAAGCGAGCATCATCGTCAAAGCTCTATTTCTATGAACTGCTTGATGACGGGGCAAGAGTACAAGTAATGGCCGATGCAAG GGATTCAGATATGGATACTGTTGCATTTTCTACCTATCACTCTGGAGTGAAGCGAGGCGACATCATTGCTATCTGTGGATATCCTG GGAAGAGTAAGAGAGGAGAGCTAAgtatctttccaagatctttggAAGTGAAAGCCCCTTGCCTACACATGCTACCAAGGCATTTGGCTGTCGTAGATGGAACTCGGACACAG AGTTCCCAAGGAACAACTAACGGTACTTGGACTCCAGGAGATGCAAGAAATCCTGCCTCATATGTGTTAACTGACCAG GAAACTCGGTATCGTCAAAGGTACTTAGACCTGATGATAAATCCAGAAGTTCAAACTGTATTCAGGACTCGCACCAGAATCACTAAATACATCAAGCGTTTCCTTGATGATCTTGAGTTTCTGGAG GTGGAGACTCCTAATATGAATTTGACTGCTGGAGGAGCTTCCGCGAAACCATTTACTACTTACTATAATGAGTTGGACACAAACGTACACATGCGTGTTTCCCCTGAACTTTATCTTAAGATGTTGGTTGTTGGTGGATTTAATCGTGTTTATGAGATCGGGAAGGTATTCAGGAATGAGGGAATGGATCAAACTCATTGTCCTGAATTCACAATGTGTGAATTTTATATGGCTTATGCTGATTACAATGATTTGATGGATTTGACAGAGCAGCTATTATCAG GTATGGTGAAGGAACTAACCGGAAGCCATAAAATAAGGTATCATGCTAATGGCTTGGATAATGAACCAATAGAAATTGACTTCACTCCTCCATTCAG AAAGATTGATATTCTGTCAGAGTTGGAGAGAGTGGCTAACATCAGTATACCTAGAGATCTTTCAAAGGAAGCTGCTAATAAGTACTTGCTAGATGTATGTGAAAAGTTTGATGTCAAGTGTCCTCCACCTCATACCACAACACGATTGCTCGATAAG CTAGTTGGACATTTTATTGAAGTAAGCTGCATAAATCCCACTTTTATTATCAACCATCCTGAGATCATGAGTCCACTGGCAAAATCGCACAGATCAGAGCCTGGTTTGACTGAGCGTTTCAACTTATTTGTTAACAGGATAGAG CTATGCGATGCCTATACTGAACTAAATGATCCTGTAGAACAGAGACGACGTTTCACTGAGCAATTAAAG GATCGAACATCAGGAGACGACGAGGCAATGGTTTTGGATGAATCCTACATTACTGCTTTAGAGTATGGATTACCCCCTACTGCTGGATTTGGCATGGGAATTGATAGACTTACAATGTTGCTAACAGATTCACAAAATGTCAAA GAAGCAATCCTCTTTCCACCCATGAGACCACAGTAA